One Lacunisphaera limnophila DNA window includes the following coding sequences:
- the hsdR gene encoding EcoAI/FtnUII family type I restriction enzme subunit R — protein sequence MDKKSLTEADIRSKFITPALVGLNGEKWNLMTQIREEAFFTKGRVIVRGKTVKRGEAKKADYILSYKPNLPLAVVEAKDNNHSVGAGMQQALEYAEILDVPFAYSSNGDAFLEHDRTVTSGRVTREIPLDQFPTAEELWARYRQAKGFSAKQEAVATQDYYDDGSRKIPRYYQHIAINRTVDAIARGENRILLVMATGTGKTYTAFQIIWRLWKSGAKKRILFLVDRNILADQTKTNDFKPFGQAMTKITNRTVDKAFEIYLCLYQAVTGTEEERNIYKQFSPDFFDLIVVDECHRGSADNDAAWRQVLEYFSSATQIGLTATPKETKTVSNIEYFGEPIYTYSLRQGISDGFLAPYKVVRLGLDKDLDGWRPEAGQTDKYGQIIEDREYNSKDYDRNLVLEKRTTLVAAKVTEFLKATNRFAKTIIFCENIDHAERMRQAMVNANPDLAAANAKYVMRITGDNDEGKAQLDNFIDPESTYPVIACTSRLMSTGVDAQTCHLIVLDRSIASMTEFKQIIGRGTRINEDYGKLYFTIMDFRQVTALFADPDFDGEPMQIYSPGPGETPVPPDEDPEDGLEEPPGGVVKEPPGGFGDPEPGPVRTKYYVNNVEVRVATERVQYLDANGKLITESLKDYSRKTVRSAYASLEDFLTVWRDAERKQAILEELAAKGVFLDELAEQVGRDYDAFDLVCHVAFEAPPLTRKERAEKVKKRNVFGKYGGQARAVLDALLQKYADSGLKSVESLEILKVDPLTAYGTPMEIVALFGGKPSYVAAVRELETALYQVA from the coding sequence TTGGATAAGAAATCTCTCACCGAGGCGGACATCCGTTCCAAATTCATAACACCCGCACTCGTCGGGCTGAATGGTGAGAAGTGGAATCTGATGACCCAGATTCGAGAGGAAGCATTTTTCACTAAAGGGCGGGTCATCGTTCGAGGCAAAACGGTCAAACGGGGCGAGGCCAAGAAGGCCGACTACATCCTGTCCTATAAACCGAACCTGCCCCTCGCGGTTGTCGAGGCCAAGGACAACAACCACTCGGTCGGCGCAGGCATGCAACAGGCGCTGGAGTATGCTGAGATTCTCGACGTGCCCTTTGCCTATAGTTCCAACGGTGACGCATTCCTTGAACACGACCGCACGGTCACGAGCGGTCGGGTCACGCGCGAGATCCCGCTCGATCAGTTCCCCACGGCGGAGGAACTGTGGGCCCGCTACCGCCAGGCCAAGGGCTTCTCCGCCAAGCAGGAAGCCGTCGCCACCCAAGACTACTACGACGACGGCTCGCGCAAGATCCCCCGGTACTATCAGCACATCGCGATCAACCGCACGGTTGACGCCATCGCCCGGGGCGAAAACCGCATCCTGCTCGTCATGGCGACCGGCACGGGCAAGACCTACACCGCTTTCCAGATCATCTGGCGGCTGTGGAAGTCCGGCGCCAAGAAACGCATCCTCTTCCTCGTCGATAGAAACATCCTCGCCGACCAGACGAAGACCAACGACTTCAAGCCATTCGGCCAGGCGATGACCAAGATTACCAATCGCACCGTCGACAAGGCATTCGAGATCTACCTCTGCCTCTACCAGGCCGTCACCGGCACCGAGGAAGAACGCAACATCTACAAGCAGTTCTCCCCCGACTTCTTCGACCTGATCGTCGTGGACGAGTGTCACCGCGGCAGCGCCGATAATGACGCCGCCTGGCGGCAGGTGCTCGAATACTTCAGCTCTGCGACCCAGATCGGGCTCACTGCCACGCCGAAGGAGACCAAGACCGTCTCCAACATCGAATACTTCGGCGAACCCATCTACACCTACTCCCTTCGCCAAGGCATCTCCGACGGCTTCCTCGCGCCCTACAAGGTTGTTCGCCTCGGCCTCGACAAGGATCTCGACGGCTGGCGGCCGGAAGCCGGGCAGACCGACAAATACGGGCAGATCATCGAGGACCGCGAATACAACTCCAAGGACTACGACCGCAACCTCGTCCTCGAAAAGCGCACGACCCTCGTCGCCGCCAAGGTCACCGAGTTCCTGAAGGCCACCAACCGCTTCGCCAAGACCATCATCTTCTGCGAAAACATCGACCATGCTGAGCGCATGCGACAGGCCATGGTCAACGCCAACCCCGACCTCGCCGCCGCCAACGCCAAATACGTGATGCGCATCACCGGCGACAACGACGAGGGCAAGGCCCAGCTCGACAACTTCATCGATCCCGAGTCCACGTATCCGGTCATCGCCTGCACGTCGCGCCTCATGAGCACCGGCGTCGATGCCCAGACCTGCCACCTCATTGTCCTGGATCGCAGCATCGCCTCCATGACCGAGTTCAAGCAGATCATCGGCCGCGGCACCCGGATCAACGAGGACTACGGCAAACTCTACTTCACAATCATGGATTTCCGGCAGGTGACGGCCCTCTTCGCCGACCCGGATTTCGACGGCGAGCCGATGCAGATCTACTCGCCTGGTCCCGGTGAAACTCCGGTCCCACCGGACGAAGATCCCGAGGATGGTCTTGAGGAGCCGCCGGGTGGGGTGGTGAAGGAACCGCCAGGTGGATTTGGTGATCCAGAGCCAGGCCCAGTCCGGACGAAATATTACGTCAACAACGTCGAGGTCCGTGTCGCCACCGAGCGGGTCCAGTATCTCGATGCCAACGGCAAGCTCATCACCGAGTCGCTCAAGGACTACTCCCGCAAGACCGTCCGCTCGGCCTACGCCTCGCTCGAGGATTTCCTCACCGTCTGGCGTGACGCCGAGCGGAAGCAGGCGATCCTCGAAGAACTTGCGGCCAAGGGTGTCTTCCTCGACGAGCTCGCCGAGCAGGTCGGCCGTGATTACGACGCCTTCGACCTCGTCTGCCACGTCGCCTTCGAAGCTCCGCCGCTAACCCGGAAGGAACGCGCCGAGAAGGTGAAAAAGCGCAACGTCTTCGGCAAGTATGGCGGCCAGGCCCGCGCCGTGCTCGATGCCCTGCTCCAGAAATATGCCGACAGCGGCCTCAAGAGCGTCGAGTCGCTGGAGATCCTCAAGGTCGACCCGCTCACCGCCTATGGAACCCCGATGGAGATCGTTGCCCTCTTCGGTGGCAAACCCTCCTACGTTGCTGCCGTCCGCGAGCTCGAAACGGCGCTCTATCAAGTGGCATGA
- a CDS encoding sugar phosphate isomerase/epimerase family protein, translating to MPRSVTLFTGQWADLPLTKLAPLAKKLGYDGVELACWGDHFDVDAAASSAKYIKEKWELLQDNGLTCFAVSNHLVGQAVCDLIDERHKAILAPDVWGDGDPEGVRRRAAKKLMLTAKAARRFFDAKPGATKGAPVVVNGFTGSSIWHSIYAFPPTSQAYWDAGFADFGKRFAPILAEFDKQNANFALEVHPTEIAFDIASAERALAAVKGHKRFGFNYDPSHLGYQGVDYVKFIRTFGPRIFHAHMKDVWWGHGNGEAGVFGGHTNFGDARRFWDFRSVGRGDINFEEIIVALNDVNYTGPLSVEWEDIRMDREHGAAESCAFLRKLDFARSQIAFDAAFDKENQ from the coding sequence ATGCCTCGTTCCGTGACCCTCTTCACCGGCCAATGGGCCGACCTGCCTCTCACCAAGTTGGCCCCGCTCGCCAAGAAGCTGGGCTACGACGGCGTCGAACTCGCCTGCTGGGGCGACCACTTCGATGTCGATGCCGCGGCCTCGTCCGCGAAATACATCAAGGAGAAGTGGGAGCTGCTGCAGGATAACGGCCTCACCTGCTTTGCCGTCTCGAACCACCTCGTCGGCCAGGCGGTGTGCGACCTGATCGACGAGCGCCACAAGGCGATCCTCGCACCCGATGTCTGGGGCGATGGCGACCCCGAGGGCGTGCGCCGGCGCGCCGCGAAGAAGCTGATGCTCACCGCCAAGGCCGCCCGCCGCTTCTTCGACGCCAAGCCCGGCGCGACCAAGGGCGCCCCGGTCGTGGTCAACGGCTTCACCGGTTCCTCCATCTGGCACTCGATCTACGCCTTCCCGCCGACCTCGCAGGCCTACTGGGACGCCGGTTTCGCCGACTTCGGCAAGCGCTTCGCCCCGATCCTCGCGGAGTTCGACAAGCAGAACGCCAACTTCGCCCTCGAGGTCCACCCGACCGAGATCGCCTTCGACATCGCCAGCGCCGAGCGCGCCCTCGCGGCCGTGAAGGGCCACAAGCGTTTCGGCTTCAACTACGACCCCTCGCACCTCGGTTACCAGGGCGTCGATTACGTGAAGTTCATCCGCACCTTCGGCCCGCGCATCTTCCACGCCCACATGAAGGACGTGTGGTGGGGCCACGGCAACGGCGAGGCCGGCGTCTTCGGCGGCCACACCAACTTCGGCGACGCCCGTCGCTTCTGGGATTTCCGCTCGGTGGGCCGCGGCGACATCAACTTCGAGGAGATCATCGTCGCCCTCAACGACGTGAACTACACCGGCCCGCTCTCCGTCGAGTGGGAGGACATCCGCATGGATCGCGAGCACGGCGCCGCCGAGTCCTGCGCCTTCCTCCGCAAGCTCGACTTCGCCCGCAGCCAGATCGCCTTCGACGCCGCCTTCGACAAGGAAAACCAGTAA
- a CDS encoding HsdM family class I SAM-dependent methyltransferase, with translation MPNVSNLVKTIQDIMRKDAGTYGDAQRLEQLGWMFFLKIFDDREKEMELVRDSYKSPLPKHLRWSTWATDAEGITGDALLDFVNNTLLPKLKAMTGGGDKIAGLIRMAFEDANNYMKNGTLMRQVINKINGIDFNASDDRHMFGDIYEKLLKDLQSAGNAGEFYTPRAVTQFIVEQVNPRLGETILDPACGTGGFLVCAIEHLRKQAKTPAHERTIQDCFAGIEKKHLPHVLCMTNLLLHGIDVPSNVRHDNTLARPLRDWGPKERVDVIVTNPPFGGMEEDGIESNYPAEFRTRETADLFLVLLMKILMPGGRAGLVLPDGTLFGEGVKTRIKEALLTECNLHTIVRLPNGVFSPYTGIRTNLLFFTKGAPTRDVWYYEHPYPPGAKSYNKGKPIRIEEFEAERAWWGEEKDGFKSRVENEQAWRVSLDTIKASNFNLDLKNPHATDDGPGDVDHLLPEYEKLLAQIAATRATLKKELQHALSR, from the coding sequence ATGCCCAACGTCTCCAACCTCGTCAAAACCATCCAGGACATCATGCGCAAGGACGCCGGCACCTACGGCGATGCGCAGCGCCTGGAGCAGCTCGGCTGGATGTTTTTCCTGAAGATCTTCGATGATCGGGAAAAAGAGATGGAGCTCGTGCGCGACAGCTACAAGTCACCCCTCCCCAAGCATCTTCGCTGGTCCACCTGGGCCACCGATGCCGAGGGCATCACCGGCGACGCCCTGCTCGACTTCGTCAACAACACCCTCCTGCCGAAGCTCAAGGCCATGACCGGCGGAGGCGACAAGATCGCCGGCCTCATCCGCATGGCCTTCGAGGATGCCAACAACTACATGAAGAACGGCACGTTGATGCGCCAGGTTATCAACAAGATCAACGGCATCGACTTCAACGCCTCCGATGACCGCCACATGTTCGGCGACATCTACGAAAAACTCCTCAAGGACCTCCAGTCCGCGGGCAACGCCGGCGAGTTCTACACCCCGCGCGCTGTCACCCAGTTCATCGTCGAGCAGGTCAACCCCCGCCTCGGCGAGACCATCCTCGACCCCGCCTGCGGTACCGGTGGCTTCCTCGTCTGCGCCATCGAGCACCTCCGCAAGCAGGCCAAGACGCCGGCCCACGAGCGCACCATCCAGGACTGCTTCGCCGGCATCGAAAAGAAGCACCTACCGCACGTCCTGTGCATGACCAATCTCCTCCTACACGGCATCGACGTCCCTTCCAACGTCCGTCACGACAACACCCTCGCCCGCCCCCTGCGCGACTGGGGTCCGAAGGAGCGCGTGGACGTCATCGTCACCAACCCGCCCTTCGGCGGCATGGAGGAGGACGGCATCGAGTCCAACTACCCCGCCGAGTTCCGCACCCGCGAGACCGCCGACCTCTTCCTCGTGCTCCTCATGAAGATCCTCATGCCCGGCGGCCGCGCCGGACTCGTGCTGCCCGACGGCACCCTCTTCGGCGAAGGCGTCAAGACCCGCATCAAGGAAGCCCTCCTCACCGAGTGCAACCTGCACACCATCGTCCGCCTGCCCAACGGCGTTTTCAGTCCCTACACCGGTATCCGCACCAATCTCCTCTTTTTCACCAAGGGCGCGCCCACCCGCGATGTCTGGTATTACGAGCACCCCTATCCACCCGGCGCCAAGAGCTACAACAAGGGCAAACCCATCCGCATTGAGGAGTTCGAGGCCGAGCGCGCCTGGTGGGGTGAGGAAAAAGACGGCTTCAAGTCCCGTGTGGAAAACGAGCAGGCCTGGCGCGTCTCTCTCGACACGATCAAGGCCAGCAACTTCAACCTCGACCTCAAGAACCCGCATGCCACCGACGACGGCCCCGGCGACGTGGACCACCTCCTGCCAGAATACGAAAAGCTCCTCGCCCAGATCGCCGCTACGCGCGCGACGCTGAAGAAGGAACTGCAGCACGCGCTCTCCAGGTAG
- a CDS encoding restriction endonuclease — protein MLRSLLFLALVVTAFAQVPIGATKKEVIDSLGWPKSSSSGPGREILNYSGYTILLVDGRVEKLTAKPVEAPTRPRSVAPVARPAPSAPVQVRVPTPEEMLGPNVDRTNARPTLSTGPSPAKQAQPQVALQPPAPPPMAKAIVRPPVDPFAGLKKMLIIMGVGFALLGALSVIHREKLRKREEEIRFLGRGSPAEPPLLPMPLMPSGTRPDPLREGWSMDLLKQMEWHRFEHVVAAYEKQLGHDAELTGFGADGGIDVLVYEKGTRLLKRVIQCKAFNNQRVGVDLVRAFYGAMTLQKVSSGAFYTTGTYTDDAMAIGRANPNLELVDGQAFLFHILQLPLSAQLQLFDVATEGDYTTPTCASCGVKMILKTAEKGRDSGNRFWGCRNYPRCRNTLRMAQS, from the coding sequence ATGCTCCGCTCTCTCCTCTTTCTTGCCCTCGTCGTCACGGCGTTTGCCCAGGTTCCGATTGGTGCGACCAAGAAGGAGGTCATTGATAGCCTTGGCTGGCCAAAAAGCTCTTCATCAGGTCCGGGACGGGAGATTTTGAACTATTCCGGCTATACGATTTTGCTCGTCGATGGGCGGGTTGAGAAATTGACGGCGAAGCCAGTGGAAGCTCCGACTCGACCGAGATCAGTGGCGCCCGTGGCGCGGCCCGCTCCCAGCGCACCTGTTCAGGTGAGAGTACCCACACCCGAGGAAATGCTCGGTCCCAATGTTGACCGTACTAATGCGCGGCCGACCTTATCGACCGGGCCCAGCCCTGCCAAACAGGCTCAGCCGCAGGTTGCACTCCAACCTCCGGCGCCTCCGCCGATGGCCAAGGCCATCGTCCGGCCCCCTGTTGATCCCTTCGCCGGGCTCAAAAAAATGCTGATCATTATGGGCGTTGGCTTTGCCTTGCTTGGCGCTCTTAGTGTCATTCACCGAGAGAAGCTGAGGAAGAGGGAAGAGGAGATTCGGTTTCTTGGACGCGGATCGCCGGCCGAACCGCCGTTGCTGCCAATGCCTTTAATGCCAAGTGGCACACGGCCAGATCCCTTGCGAGAGGGCTGGTCGATGGACCTTTTGAAGCAGATGGAGTGGCACCGCTTTGAGCATGTGGTTGCAGCCTATGAAAAGCAGCTGGGGCACGATGCGGAACTGACCGGCTTTGGGGCCGATGGCGGGATTGATGTGCTGGTGTATGAAAAAGGCACCCGGTTGCTCAAGCGGGTGATCCAATGCAAGGCCTTCAATAACCAGCGGGTCGGCGTGGACCTAGTCCGCGCATTTTATGGGGCGATGACGCTGCAGAAAGTATCGAGTGGCGCCTTCTACACCACCGGCACCTATACCGACGACGCGATGGCGATAGGACGCGCCAACCCCAATCTTGAGCTGGTCGATGGCCAAGCTTTCCTCTTCCATATCTTGCAGCTGCCTTTGTCGGCCCAATTGCAGCTCTTCGATGTCGCCACCGAAGGCGACTACACGACGCCGACCTGCGCCAGCTGCGGGGTGAAAATGATCCTGAAAACCGCGGAGAAGGGTAGGGACAGTGGCAACCGCTTCTGGGGCTGCCGCAACTACCCCCGCTGCCGGAACACCCTGAGAATGGCCCAATCTTGA
- a CDS encoding DUF2971 domain-containing protein: protein MNLKITKPPARPFLNRYTSLPVLLDILVHRQIVLLKPSSWEDRSDSFYLERYKDEKKLKTVLALCFSTKRETFHHWKVFSAGSGGVCVEFDKAMLLDGLTPAEGFMLRKVDYAFINDVVSRRPKLGDWPFLKRKPFEDEGEFRIIYENKGKEERTKAIPIQLSCIRMITLSPWLPETVAKTVTKVLKNLPGCSAIPVVRSSLLETTRWKFAINPIKTGSSQTPEIIV from the coding sequence ATGAATTTGAAAATTACAAAGCCACCCGCGCGGCCGTTCCTTAACCGCTATACTAGCCTACCGGTTCTTCTGGATATTCTTGTCCATAGACAAATTGTTCTTCTGAAGCCAAGCTCATGGGAGGATCGGAGTGATTCTTTCTACCTCGAGCGCTATAAGGATGAGAAGAAGCTAAAGACGGTCTTGGCGCTGTGCTTTTCCACCAAACGAGAGACCTTCCATCATTGGAAAGTATTCTCTGCCGGGTCAGGAGGTGTTTGCGTTGAGTTCGACAAGGCTATGTTGCTAGATGGCCTAACTCCTGCAGAAGGTTTTATGCTTCGGAAAGTCGACTATGCCTTTATCAATGATGTCGTCTCGCGACGTCCTAAGTTAGGAGACTGGCCGTTTTTGAAACGAAAACCTTTTGAGGACGAGGGGGAGTTCCGAATTATCTACGAAAATAAAGGCAAGGAGGAGCGAACAAAGGCGATTCCGATTCAACTTTCTTGCATCCGGATGATAACCCTTAGCCCATGGTTACCGGAGACTGTCGCCAAAACCGTAACAAAGGTGCTGAAAAATCTACCTGGTTGCAGTGCCATTCCCGTGGTCCGCTCATCTTTGCTTGAGACCACTCGTTGGAAGTTTGCGATAAATCCAATTAAGACTGGAAGCAGTCAGACTCCCGAAATCATCGTCTAA
- a CDS encoding Gfo/Idh/MocA family protein, with amino-acid sequence MSIKIGIIGAGGMANYHVPGFRQGGGEVIALCDVNEAAAQKAAAKHGITRVFTDVGVMLKTMPELDAVSVIVPNKFHAPLALQCLAAGRHVFCEKPPALSAKQMAQMLVAAKKAKKKLMFNFNNRARPESYAMMDYVASGAVGTINTCQARWIRRTGIPGFGGWFTTKALSGGGPLIDLLHMIDLGLFFMGYPDPAHVLARTFDTHITDKSFKGPWGIPDVANGVTDVEAAAHGFITFKTGQAMSFQVSWAEMNQREEVSVTFQGTKAGGMVRRLFGVDGIDATGIDSCELYSQEHGRPVNRSILVPPDEAMGRIRSAANFVRAITGAEAPLNTPEQALALMRIIDGAYKSSATGKPVAL; translated from the coding sequence ATGAGCATCAAAATCGGAATCATCGGCGCCGGCGGCATGGCGAACTATCACGTGCCCGGCTTCCGCCAAGGCGGCGGCGAGGTCATCGCCCTATGTGACGTCAACGAGGCGGCCGCCCAGAAGGCCGCCGCCAAGCACGGCATCACCCGCGTCTTCACCGACGTGGGCGTCATGCTCAAGACCATGCCCGAGCTCGACGCCGTCTCGGTGATCGTGCCCAACAAGTTCCACGCGCCCCTCGCGCTCCAGTGCCTGGCGGCCGGCCGCCACGTGTTCTGCGAGAAGCCCCCCGCGCTGAGCGCCAAGCAGATGGCGCAGATGCTCGTCGCCGCCAAGAAGGCGAAGAAGAAGCTGATGTTCAATTTCAACAACCGCGCCCGGCCCGAGAGCTACGCCATGATGGACTACGTCGCGTCCGGCGCCGTCGGCACGATCAACACCTGCCAGGCCCGCTGGATCCGCCGCACCGGCATCCCCGGGTTCGGCGGCTGGTTCACCACCAAGGCACTCTCCGGCGGCGGCCCGCTCATCGATCTCCTCCACATGATCGACCTCGGGCTCTTTTTCATGGGCTACCCCGACCCGGCGCACGTTCTGGCCCGCACTTTCGACACCCACATCACCGACAAGTCCTTCAAGGGCCCCTGGGGCATCCCCGACGTGGCCAACGGCGTGACCGATGTCGAGGCCGCCGCCCACGGGTTCATCACCTTCAAGACCGGCCAGGCCATGTCGTTCCAGGTCTCCTGGGCCGAGATGAACCAGCGCGAGGAGGTGTCCGTCACCTTCCAGGGCACCAAAGCCGGCGGCATGGTCCGCCGCCTCTTCGGGGTCGATGGCATCGACGCCACCGGCATCGACAGCTGCGAACTCTACTCGCAGGAGCACGGCCGCCCCGTCAACCGCAGCATCCTCGTCCCGCCCGACGAGGCCATGGGCCGCATCCGCTCCGCCGCGAACTTTGTCCGCGCCATCACGGGCGCCGAGGCCCCGCTCAACACCCCCGAGCAGGCCCTGGCCCTGATGCGCATCATCGACGGCGCCTACAAGTCCTCCGCCACCGGGAAGCCCGTCGCGCTCTGA
- a CDS encoding Gfo/Idh/MocA family protein, with product MKLNRKLRMGMVGGGRGAFIGAVHRMAARLDGEIDLVAGCFSSDPAKSKASGEDFFLDPSRVYASYAEMAKREAALPADQRIDFVSIVTRNNTHYAVAKAFLEAGIHVVCDKPLCFTLAEGRKLQALVKKSGLVFALTHNYTGYPMVKEAREWVRGGRLGRLLKIVVEYPQGYAITALEQQGDGAISNWRMDPSVSGASNCMGDIGTHAHNLARYITGLEIDEICAELSTFIPGRPLDDDGNCLIRFAGGARGILYASQISSGEENNLNIRVFGTKGSLQWFQENPNELIWKKADAPQEVHRRGNNYLSAAAQGAARTPFAHPEGFIEAFANVYRAAATAIADQVAGRKAPKAGYDYPTVDDGVAGLAFIESVVKSSKKGAKWVKFPKMKV from the coding sequence ATGAAACTTAATCGCAAACTCCGTATGGGCATGGTCGGCGGTGGCCGCGGTGCCTTCATTGGCGCCGTGCACCGCATGGCCGCCCGTCTCGATGGTGAGATCGACCTGGTCGCCGGCTGCTTCTCCTCCGATCCCGCGAAGTCCAAGGCTTCCGGCGAGGACTTCTTCCTCGATCCGTCCCGCGTCTACGCCAGCTACGCGGAGATGGCCAAGCGCGAGGCCGCGCTGCCCGCGGACCAGCGCATCGACTTCGTGTCGATCGTCACGCGCAACAACACGCATTACGCCGTGGCCAAGGCCTTCCTCGAGGCCGGCATCCACGTGGTGTGCGACAAGCCCCTGTGTTTCACGCTCGCCGAGGGCCGTAAGCTGCAGGCGCTGGTGAAGAAGAGCGGCCTGGTTTTCGCCCTCACGCACAACTACACCGGTTACCCGATGGTGAAGGAGGCCCGCGAGTGGGTCCGCGGCGGCCGACTCGGCCGGCTCCTGAAGATCGTCGTCGAGTACCCGCAGGGCTACGCCATCACCGCCCTCGAGCAGCAGGGCGACGGCGCCATTTCCAACTGGCGCATGGACCCGTCCGTGTCCGGCGCCTCCAACTGCATGGGCGACATCGGCACGCACGCGCACAACCTCGCCCGTTACATCACCGGCCTGGAGATCGACGAGATCTGCGCCGAGCTGAGCACCTTCATCCCCGGCCGCCCGCTGGATGACGACGGCAACTGCTTGATCCGCTTCGCCGGTGGCGCCCGCGGCATCCTCTACGCCTCGCAGATCTCGAGCGGCGAGGAGAACAACCTCAACATCCGCGTCTTCGGCACGAAGGGCTCGCTCCAATGGTTCCAGGAGAACCCCAACGAGCTGATCTGGAAGAAAGCCGACGCCCCGCAGGAGGTCCACCGTCGCGGCAACAATTACCTGTCCGCCGCCGCCCAGGGCGCCGCGCGCACGCCCTTTGCTCACCCCGAGGGCTTCATCGAGGCCTTCGCCAACGTGTACCGCGCCGCCGCCACCGCGATCGCCGACCAGGTCGCCGGCCGCAAGGCCCCGAAAGCCGGCTACGATTACCCCACGGTGGACGACGGCGTCGCCGGCCTGGCCTTCATCGAGAGCGTGGTGAAGAGCTCCAAGAAGGGCGCCAAGTGGGTGAAGTTCCCGAAAATGAAGGTGTGA
- a CDS encoding restriction endonuclease subunit S has product MELTTFFSKFDQFADAPDAVAKMRDLVLHLAVTGNLVRQNSIEQPADELLVEVRQSRDKLVKDGTIRRVEALPPLTNDDVPFECPAGWAWVRFGEISSSYRGHNPPKSLFKDKPSLGYVRFIQQRDFRTDDYAVYVPESRHLKLVKKGEIVMAAYGNIGNTCRTVEGAFNVAIAKVLEIPPVARDYIDLLIRSDFIRGALEKVSSRVAVSSMSSDHMRSLAVPLPPLAEQKRIVAKVGNLMALCDRLEALGKEKESRLAGIARASLARFADAPTPANLPFLFHPSYAIPPADLRKSILALAVQGKLVPQDPNDEPGEVILQRIHSDYSSKIRANQSEPNDDVVELPFELPKGWSASRLGSILNPKRGISYGVIKLGAEPQQGGVFILRCSNVRFRRIDLHGIRKVTEQLSSEFSRTILEGGEVLINVRGTLGGCAVVPPELKGYNIAREVAVIPVHTEIDPTFLLNVIASPFFQDRVDENLRGIAYEGLNLGLLRDFLIPIPPLAEQHRIVAKVEQLMVLVEALETQLAASRVTAANLLSALVAELTAAHS; this is encoded by the coding sequence ATGGAACTCACCACCTTCTTCTCAAAGTTCGACCAGTTCGCCGACGCGCCTGATGCGGTGGCGAAAATGCGAGATCTGGTTCTGCACTTGGCAGTCACTGGGAATCTTGTTCGGCAGAACTCAATCGAGCAACCTGCGGACGAGCTATTGGTTGAGGTTAGGCAGTCGCGCGACAAACTCGTCAAGGACGGCACCATCCGACGGGTTGAGGCATTGCCACCACTGACCAACGATGATGTTCCATTTGAATGCCCCGCCGGTTGGGCATGGGTCAGGTTCGGTGAGATCTCATCGTCATACCGTGGGCACAATCCGCCCAAGAGTTTGTTTAAGGACAAACCCAGTCTTGGATATGTCCGCTTCATCCAGCAACGCGATTTTCGCACTGACGATTACGCGGTGTATGTTCCAGAATCTAGGCACCTCAAACTCGTGAAGAAGGGCGAAATCGTGATGGCCGCTTATGGCAACATCGGGAACACTTGTCGAACCGTTGAGGGCGCATTCAATGTGGCGATAGCAAAAGTACTGGAGATTCCGCCGGTCGCGCGTGACTACATCGACCTGCTAATTCGGTCCGACTTCATCCGCGGCGCACTTGAGAAGGTTTCAAGTCGCGTTGCTGTTTCTTCAATGAGTAGCGACCACATGCGGTCTCTCGCGGTTCCTCTCCCGCCCCTTGCTGAGCAGAAGCGGATCGTGGCGAAGGTGGGTAATCTGATGGCATTGTGTGATCGGCTGGAGGCGCTAGGTAAGGAGAAGGAGTCCCGGCTTGCCGGGATCGCCCGCGCTTCGTTGGCCCGCTTCGCCGATGCGCCCACCCCGGCCAACCTCCCGTTCCTCTTCCACCCGTCCTACGCCATCCCCCCCGCCGACCTCCGCAAATCCATCCTCGCCCTCGCCGTCCAAGGCAAACTCGTCCCTCAAGACCCCAACGACGAACCGGGTGAGGTGATTCTCCAACGTATTCACTCGGACTACTCGTCCAAGATACGTGCGAACCAGTCCGAGCCAAACGACGACGTTGTAGAACTTCCATTCGAGCTTCCAAAAGGTTGGTCGGCATCACGACTGGGTTCCATCTTGAACCCGAAAAGAGGCATTTCTTACGGCGTCATCAAACTCGGTGCTGAGCCTCAGCAAGGCGGTGTATTCATCCTTCGCTGTAGCAACGTCCGCTTTCGTAGAATTGATTTGCACGGCATTCGGAAAGTGACGGAACAGCTCTCGTCCGAATTTAGCCGGACGATTCTCGAAGGCGGCGAAGTCTTGATCAATGTCCGCGGAACCCTTGGAGGCTGCGCAGTGGTTCCACCAGAGCTGAAAGGCTACAATATTGCGCGCGAGGTCGCCGTGATTCCCGTTCACACTGAGATCGATCCCACATTCCTCCTCAATGTGATCGCGTCGCCCTTCTTCCAAGACCGAGTCGATGAAAACTTACGAGGCATTGCCTACGAAGGTTTGAATCTCGGCTTGTTGCGCGATTTTCTTATCCCCATACCACCTCTCGCCGAACAACACCGGATCGTGGCGAAAGTAGAGCAACTGATGGTCTTGGTGGAGGCGTTGGAAACGCAGCTCGCCGCCTCCCGCGTCACCGCCGCGAACTTACTCTCAGCCCTCGTCGCCGAACTCACCGCCGCGCATAGCTAA